TCAAGCTAAAGGGGTGACGTATTCGCTCGCCACTCTTTTGGCAGATGAAGATGAAGCGAGACGATATGAGGGTGGTCATTTTGTCACCGTATATTTAAGTCCACGGGATTATCATCGTATTCACACGCCGTTGGCGGCTAGGGTTACTGATATCACCTATATCCCTGGAGCGTTATATCCTGTGAACAGCTGGGGAGTGAAGAAAGTTCCAGGTCTGTTTAATAAGAATGAACGATTGATTACCCATATGGCAACAGCGATCGGTAAAGTGGCTTTAGTAAAAGTAGGGGCTACCAATGTCGGCAGTATTCAATTGGCGTTTGATGATCGGATTGAAGAGAGGCAAAAGAGGGAAATAAAGCATAAGGTATATCAACCGCCCATCCCATTAGCCAAAGGGGAGGAGCTAGGTCGCTTTGAATTCGGCTCCACCATCATTTTGCTGTTGCCTCCTGAGGGGGTCGCACGCTGGGAAGAGCGAATAAGCTCAGGTCAGTCGGTACGCATGGGTGAAAAAATCGCTACGATACTTTCATA
This sequence is a window from Mechercharimyces sp. CAU 1602. Protein-coding genes within it:
- the asd gene encoding archaetidylserine decarboxylase (Phosphatidylserine decarboxylase is synthesized as a single chain precursor. Generation of the pyruvoyl active site from a Ser is coupled to cleavage of a Gly-Ser bond between the larger (beta) and smaller (alpha chains). It is an integral membrane protein.), which codes for MREQMLRGISRLTGRLARSPWSKPLIPLYIRYFKIDLDPIEKPVAHYPSLLDFFVRGLKPEARPIDKHAHSVVSPVDGVVAQAGNIRDGLLIQAKGVTYSLATLLADEDEARRYEGGHFVTVYLSPRDYHRIHTPLAARVTDITYIPGALYPVNSWGVKKVPGLFNKNERLITHMATAIGKVALVKVGATNVGSIQLAFDDRIEERQKREIKHKVYQPPIPLAKGEELGRFEFGSTIILLLPPEGVARWEERISSGQSVRMGEKIATILS